In Rhodospirillaceae bacterium, a single genomic region encodes these proteins:
- a CDS encoding DNA mismatch repair endonuclease MutL: MPIESGHVVLRYLPEHLINQIAAGEVVERPAAAIKELVENSIDAKASNISISVEDGGQTLIAVVDDGQGISAEELPVSVTRHATSKLPXDDLSEIRWLGFRGEALPAIGAISHLSLTSRTEGSGSANFLRVDGGILGNSGPAALDTGTKVEVRDIFYATPARLKFLKSARAEVMAIVDIVNQLSMARPTISFELQVDGRQRLLYQAQGSSDEELRXNRLRQVMGNEFSENSVKIKANRSDLRIVGYAGLPTLNKGNTRSQFFFVNGRPVRDKLIYGAVRAVYQDFLARGRYPAVVLFLEVNTSDVDVNVHPSKAEVRFRDPREVRGLIIGALGHALDSEGIRSSSEISNAALSAMHSDTMGVPRTLGVTSNREGLPNLVDAANNFLARPSSRDMVETQGPSLEEVRSFPLGAALGQVNDTYIIAQTESGLIIVDQHAAHERLVYEQMKMELEDSGVARQLLLIPEVVELGPERATQLCSRASQLAELGLVIEPFGEGAILVRETPAILGETDSSGLVHQLSEALENFMDTVSLRARLDEVCSTMACHGSVRAGRRLNIAEMNALLREMERTPRSGQCNHGRPTYIDLKLTDIDRLFGRR; this comes from the coding sequence ATTCCCATTGAAAGTGGACACGTCGTGTTACGTTATTTGCCAGAACATCTAATTAATCAGATTGCAGCGGGCGAAGTGGTTGAGAGGCCGGCTGCGGCAATAAAAGAGCTAGTCGAAAATTCTATCGATGCCAAAGCTTCCAATATTTCAATTTCTGTCGAGGATGGCGGTCAAACATTGATTGCAGTTGTGGACGATGGTCAGGGGATAAGCGCAGAGGAATTGCCCGTGTCCGTGACCCGCCATGCAACATCAAAACTTCCNNGCGACGATTTATCAGAGATTCGTTGGTTAGGGTTTAGAGGAGAGGCCCTGCCGGCTATCGGTGCNATTAGTCATCTTAGCCTGACTAGTAGAACTGAAGGTAGTGGATCAGCAAATTTCCTAAGGGTAGATGGTGGGATATTGGGGAATTCCGGACCTGCCGCCTTGGATACTGGCACTAAAGTAGAGGTGCGCGATATTTTTTACGCGACACCTGCGCGGCTGAAATTTTTAAAGAGTGCCCGCGCTGAGGTAATGGCGATTGTTGATATTGTAAATCAGCTCTCTATGGCNCGGCCTACCATTTCTTTTGAGCTGCAAGTCGATGGCCGACAACGGTTATTGTACCAAGCTCAGGGGAGTTCAGATGAAGAGTTGAGATNGAATAGGCTAAGACAGGTTATGGGNAACGAGTTTAGTGAGAATTCTGTTAAAATTAAGGCTAATCGAAGTGATCTGCGCATTGTCGGTTATGCGGGTTTGCCAACCCTCAACAAGGGAAATACAAGATCTCAATTCTTCTTCGTAAATGGGAGGCCTGTTCGAGATAAATTAATTTATGGAGCTGTTAGAGCGGTATATCAAGATTTCCTNGCTCGGGGCCGTTATCCCGCTGTCGTCCTATTTCTTGAGGTGAATACCTCAGATGTAGACGTCAATGTTCACCCAAGTAAGGCCGAAGTGCGGTTTCGTGATCCCAGAGAAGTAAGAGGATTGATTATTGGTGCCTTGGGGCACGCTCTTGATTCGGAGGGCATCAGATCTTCATCAGAAATTTCCAATGCTGCTTTAAGCGCAATGCATTCGGACACGATGGGGGTCCCAAGAACACTGGGTGTAACGTCTAACAGGGAGGGCTTGCCGAATCTTGTAGATGCTGCCAATAATTTTCTTGCCCGCCCCTCATCCAGGGATATGGTGGAAACCCAAGGGCCCAGTCTGGAAGAGGTAAGGAGCTTTCCCTTAGGTGCTGCCTTGGGCCAGGTCAACGATACATACATAATTGCACAGACAGAGAGTGGTTTAATAATCGTTGACCAGCATGCGGCCCACGAAAGGTTGGTGTATGAACAAATGAAGATGGAACTGGAGGATAGCGGCGTAGCACGGCAGTTGCTTTTAATTCCGGAGGTTGTGGAACTTGGGCCGGAACGTGCCACCCAATTGTGCTCGCGTGCCTCTCAGTTGGCAGAATTGGGACTTGTCATAGAGCCATTTGGGGAAGGCGCTATATTAGTTAGGGAGACGCCTGCAATACTGGGGGAGACTGACAGTAGCGGGTTAGTGCATCAATTATCAGAGGCCTTAGAAAACTTCATGGATACCGTTTCTCTAAGGGCGCGGCTCGATGAAGTATGCAGTACTATGGCATGCCATGGCAGTGTTCGGGCTGGTCGGAGACTTAATATTGCTGAGATGAATGCGCTGCTGCGCGAGATGGAGCGTACTCCCCGGTCCGGTCAATGTAACCATGGGCGTCCAACATATATTGATTTGAAACTGACAGATATAGATCGTCTTTTTGGTCGTCGATAG
- the rsmD gene encoding 16S rRNA (guanine(966)-N(2))-methyltransferase RsmD, translating into MKIVGGKWRGRKLHPLKRLPIRPTGDRAKSALFDILSHSPIYTKWPILDSTVLDTFAGTGALGLECLSRGAASVLFIDNDCESIALLQNNIKLLGAQTTTRVLHKDATKPGSPLINPTLIFLDPPYNTNLAETALRALLYSGWVPLHALVIVETPSKKKLHIPHHLQQLEYREYGNSGFWFLTNENS; encoded by the coding sequence ATGAAAATTGTCGGTGGCAAGTGGCGCGGGAGAAAGCTACATCCATTAAAACGCTTGCCCATTAGGCCGACAGGGGATAGAGCAAAATCTGCCCTTTTTGACATATTGTCTCACTCTCCAATTTATACTAAATGGCCTATCTTGGATAGCACAGTTCTAGATACTTTCGCCGGTACAGGCGCTCTAGGCCTAGAGTGTTTATCACGCGGCGCCGCAAGCGTACTCTTCATCGACAATGATTGCGAATCAATAGCTCTACTCCAGAACAACATTAAATTGCTCGGCGCTCAGACAACCACTAGAGTTCTCCACAAAGACGCGACAAAGCCTGGATCTCCGTTAATCAACCCAACCCTTATCTTTCTGGACCCGCCCTATAACACCAACTTAGCTGAAACCGCGCTCAGGGCGTTGCTTTATAGTGGATGGGTTCCACTCCACGCTTTAGTCATCGTGGAAACACCTTCAAAGAAGAAACTCCACATCCCGCATCACCTTCAACAACTAGAGTATAGAGAGTATGGGAATAGCGGGTTCTGGTTTCTTACCAACGAGAACTCATAG
- a CDS encoding pseudouridine synthase, translating into MSQPALQDGKGMERIAKRMARSGLCSRRDAEKWISQGRVIVNGTKLTSPATNVSDSCKIKVDGKLLGEPEGTRLWRYHKRVGFLTTHNDPQGRPNIFQTLPTTLPRVISIGRLDINSEGLLLLTNDGELARKMELPRTGLTRTYKARVYGLVKKSALAELKRGITVGKVHYGPIHAHLDRQVGANAWLSIALKEGKNREIRHALATINLRVNRLIRVSYGQFSLGSLAPGTLHEVIGMDKKLPYGSQ; encoded by the coding sequence TTGTCTCAGCCTGCACTCCAAGACGGTAAGGGCATGGAACGTATAGCAAAACGAATGGCCCGGAGCGGCCTCTGCTCACGAAGAGATGCAGAAAAATGGATTAGCCAAGGCCGGGTCATCGTAAATGGAACCAAATTAACTAGCCCCGCGACCAATGTTTCCGACTCATGTAAAATTAAAGTTGATGGGAAACTTCTTGGCGAACCAGAAGGCACCCGGTTGTGGCGCTATCACAAGCGTGTAGGGTTTTTAACAACCCATAACGATCCCCAAGGACGCCCCAATATTTTTCAAACCTTGCCCACCACCTTACCCCGAGTGATATCAATCGGCCGCCTAGACATAAATTCCGAAGGCCTCTTACTACTAACCAATGACGGCGAATTAGCTCGAAAGATGGAACTCCCGCGTACAGGCTTAACCAGAACCTACAAGGCGAGAGTGTATGGACTAGTAAAAAAAAGCGCCTTAGCAGAGCTAAAACGGGGCATTACCGTGGGCAAGGTGCACTATGGGCCAATCCACGCACACCTAGATCGGCAGGTGGGCGCGAATGCCTGGCTCTCGATTGCCCTCAAGGAAGGTAAAAACCGCGAAATTCGCCATGCCCTTGCAACAATCAACCTTCGGGTAAATCGTCTAATCCGAGTGAGCTATGGACAGTTCTCTCTTGGCTCTCTAGCTCCCGGCACTTTACATGAAGTTATAGGCATGGATAAAAAGTTACCATATGGTTCACAATGA
- a CDS encoding gamma-glutamyl-gamma-aminobutyrate hydrolase: MLNRSHKPLIGVTLDRETDPTYSKFPWYAIRENYMQAIAAAGGIPLGLPNNLELVHYCSELIDGLLITGGAFDIDPKLFGDNALSPYTTTKKERTDFELSITRQCLKHELPIFGICGGEQLLAVALGGQLIQHIPDCPFQTLQHEQENPRNEAGHGIKIIEGTLLHKIVGVTEMSVNSAHHQAVAYPGPTAKQNAYAPDGIIEGIESPLHPFCLGVQWHPEFHISEGDRKLFKAFVSACTPRR, encoded by the coding sequence ATGCTAAACCGCAGTCACAAACCCTTGATCGGTGTCACTCTCGACCGAGAAACTGACCCGACGTACTCCAAATTCCCATGGTACGCGATCCGTGAGAACTATATGCAGGCAATTGCCGCAGCTGGCGGCATCCCCCTGGGATTGCCTAATAACTTGGAACTTGTCCACTACTGCTCAGAGCTCATAGATGGCCTCCTCATAACAGGCGGAGCCTTTGATATTGATCCAAAACTATTTGGTGATAATGCACTCTCACCTTATACAACCACAAAAAAGGAACGCACAGACTTCGAGCTCAGCATAACTAGGCAATGCCTAAAACACGAACTCCCCATATTTGGCATCTGCGGCGGCGAGCAACTCCTTGCTGTTGCCCTTGGAGGACAATTAATTCAGCATATACCAGACTGTCCATTTCAGACCCTTCAACATGAACAGGAAAACCCAAGAAATGAAGCAGGTCACGGAATAAAAATTATAGAAGGAACATTGCTCCATAAAATAGTGGGCGTAACTGAGATGAGCGTAAACAGTGCCCATCATCAGGCTGTTGCCTATCCCGGGCCCACCGCAAAACAAAATGCTTACGCTCCAGACGGAATAATTGAGGGGATAGAATCGCCTCTCCACCCCTTCTGTCTTGGGGTCCAATGGCATCCCGAATTTCACATCTCAGAGGGTGATAGGAAGCTATTCAAAGCCTTTGTCTCAGCCTGCACTCCAAGACGGTAA
- a CDS encoding tRNA-specific adenosine deaminase, with protein sequence MEYALAQASAAAERGEVPVGAVVVDPAGSLVAASGNRVEELNDPTAHAEVLAIRKAAGMSGSPRLVGYSLYVTLEPCAMCAQAISLARIKRVYFGASDEKSGAVENGVRLYNDPSCHHIPEVYGGINAAKAKVLLRDFFRVRR encoded by the coding sequence ATGGAATATGCACTAGCGCAGGCAAGCGCCGCAGCTGAAAGGGGCGAGGTCCCGGTGGGCGCAGTTGTAGTTGACCCGGCGGGTAGCTTAGTAGCCGCTTCGGGCAATAGGGTTGAGGAGTTGAATGATCCTACAGCACATGCGGAAGTGCTTGCTATCCGCAAGGCTGCCGGGATGAGCGGAAGCCCGCGTCTAGTTGGGTATTCTCTTTATGTCACTTTGGAGCCTTGTGCGATGTGTGCTCAGGCTATTTCTCTTGCCCGAATTAAGCGTGTGTATTTTGGTGCTTCGGATGAAAAGTCGGGCGCAGTTGAGAATGGGGTGAGGTTGTATAATGACCCAAGTTGCCATCACATACCCGAAGTATACGGCGGGATAAACGCCGCAAAGGCCAAAGTCTTACTAAGAGATTTTTTTCGTGTAAGACGGTAA
- a CDS encoding AMP-dependent synthetase, which yields MEYYDKLERRNPQERETALFSALPNHINFVKNNAPGWAKLLSEIDPVEISSRETLATLPIIRKSELTARQTKNPPFGGLSSAQYGELSWVFCSPGPIFEPGKKRGDFWRMGRALHAAGFRKGDLVHNTFAYHLTPAGHMMEAGAHACGCTVIPAGIGNTEQQVEVISKVRPTKYVGTPSFLRILLEKAGSMDLDVSSITHGAVGGEALPPSLRKYFQQKDIQVLQSYGTADIGLIAYESSAIDGMIVDEDIILEIVRPGTGTPVPEGEVGEIVVTSLNPDYPLIRFATGDLSTLLPGLSPCGRTNSRIKGWMGRADQTTKVKGMFIHPKQIAQVVERHVEISRARLVVDNQDHVDFMTLHCEVPQPSEDLKSEIAKSLQAICKIKGEVILEQLESLQNDGKVIDDVRTYA from the coding sequence ATGGAATATTACGATAAACTGGAAAGGCGTAACCCGCAAGAACGCGAGACAGCCCTTTTCAGCGCGCTTCCTAATCACATAAACTTCGTTAAAAATAACGCACCCGGGTGGGCAAAACTTCTCTCTGAAATCGATCCTGTGGAAATTAGTTCGAGGGAAACCTTGGCCACATTGCCTATCATCCGGAAATCTGAATTAACCGCCCGACAGACAAAAAACCCTCCTTTCGGAGGCTTATCTTCTGCACAATATGGCGAATTGAGCTGGGTTTTTTGTTCCCCTGGCCCAATTTTTGAACCCGGTAAAAAAAGAGGGGATTTTTGGCGGATGGGCCGCGCCCTGCATGCCGCCGGTTTTCGGAAAGGTGACCTAGTTCATAATACTTTCGCTTATCACCTCACACCTGCGGGACATATGATGGAGGCTGGAGCACATGCGTGTGGCTGCACAGTAATACCTGCTGGGATTGGAAACACCGAGCAACAAGTTGAGGTAATTAGCAAAGTTAGACCAACAAAATATGTTGGCACCCCTTCATTTTTGCGAATCTTGCTGGAGAAGGCTGGGTCTATGGACCTCGACGTCTCATCTATCACCCATGGCGCAGTCGGTGGCGAAGCACTCCCGCCTAGTCTCAGAAAATACTTCCAGCAAAAAGATATCCAGGTGCTTCAGTCCTATGGAACCGCAGATATTGGACTTATCGCTTACGAATCATCTGCCATTGACGGGATGATAGTCGATGAAGACATAATACTAGAAATAGTCCGGCCGGGGACCGGAACCCCAGTACCAGAAGGGGAGGTAGGCGAAATAGTAGTAACATCTTTAAACCCTGATTATCCCCTAATCCGATTCGCAACGGGGGATCTTTCTACTCTGTTGCCTGGTCTAAGTCCATGCGGCAGAACTAATTCTCGTATTAAGGGATGGATGGGAAGGGCGGATCAAACAACGAAGGTTAAAGGGATGTTTATTCACCCTAAGCAAATCGCACAAGTTGTAGAACGACATGTGGAAATCAGTCGGGCACGGCTCGTTGTGGACAATCAAGACCACGTTGACTTCATGACCCTTCATTGTGAGGTCCCTCAGCCGAGCGAAGACCTCAAAAGCGAAATTGCCAAAAGCTTGCAAGCAATCTGTAAAATAAAAGGTGAGGTCATCCTAGAGCAGTTGGAATCTCTGCAGAACGACGGAAAGGTTATTGACGATGTAAGGACATATGCCTAA
- a CDS encoding benzoyl-CoA-dihydrodiol lyase (cleaves the ring of 2,3-dihydro-2,3-dihydroxybenzoyl-CoA forming 6-hydroxy-3-hexenoyl-CoA) gives MRKVLASGKEDLLVEDSVVDFQTAPEDYQHWQLLVEPPLATLFMNVKEDGGLGSGYELKLNSYDLGVDIELHDAIQRLRFEHPNVGAIIITSAKPRVFSSGANIKMLASATHAAKVNFCKFTNETRCAMEQATALSGQSYIAALNGAASGGGYELALSCEHIILIDDGSSRVALPELPLLGVLPATGGLTRLVDKRKIRRDYADILCTTAEGIGGKRAVDWGLVDELTVPSKLEEAAVSRARLLVGDEDRTNRKGVGLTPLSRKFGEDKLEYSHLSIELNSTTSVATFTICGPENPCPVEWEEALTQGPLFWPLQLVRELDDAILHLRTNRPDISCWVFKVSGTAELLNSYDSFLLAEPDNWFSREIRLFWVRTLKRLDVTSRSLISVIDSSSGFSGTLFDLALACDRIYMLDEKDVCSIGVNEMNFGGLPMANGLSRLENRFMQDQESLGKVRRRVGEKIWAGDASQLGLVTSCPDEIDWDEELRLAIEERSSFSGDALTGLEANLRFSGPETIETKIFGRLSAWQNWVFQRPNAAGDEGALRRYGTGKRPIFDRKRV, from the coding sequence ATGCGAAAAGTTTTAGCATCGGGAAAGGAGGACTTACTAGTGGAAGATTCCGTGGTCGACTTTCAGACAGCGCCAGAGGATTATCAACATTGGCAGCTTTTGGTTGAACCTCCCCTTGCAACTCTATTCATGAATGTTAAGGAGGATGGCGGCCTGGGGTCAGGTTATGAACTAAAACTGAATTCTTATGATTTAGGGGTGGATATTGAACTTCATGATGCCATACAGAGGTTGCGATTCGAACATCCAAATGTTGGCGCAATAATCATAACTTCAGCGAAGCCGCGGGTATTTTCATCCGGGGCAAATATAAAAATGCTGGCCTCTGCTACCCACGCTGCGAAGGTCAATTTCTGCAAATTTACGAATGAGACGCGATGCGCGATGGAACAAGCGACGGCGCTCTCGGGCCAGTCGTATATTGCGGCGCTGAATGGAGCTGCATCAGGAGGCGGATATGAACTCGCGTTGTCCTGTGAGCATATAATTTTGATAGATGATGGTTCGTCGCGAGTAGCATTACCGGAACTTCCATTGCTTGGGGTCCTTCCGGCGACGGGTGGTCTAACCCGACTTGTGGATAAGCGTAAAATAAGACGTGATTACGCTGACATTCTTTGCACTACGGCGGAGGGCATAGGTGGAAAAAGGGCAGTCGATTGGGGTCTTGTTGATGAATTGACGGTGCCCTCCAAACTTGAGGAGGCAGCAGTATCCCGGGCGCGTTTGTTGGTTGGGGATGAGGACCGAACAAACCGGAAAGGGGTAGGATTGACCCCCTTATCTAGAAAATTTGGCGAGGACAAGTTAGAATATAGCCATTTGAGTATAGAACTTAATTCTACGACGTCTGTAGCTACCTTCACCATTTGTGGTCCAGAGAACCCATGTCCTGTTGAGTGGGAAGAGGCTCTTACGCAAGGACCTCTATTTTGGCCTCTTCAACTGGTCCGGGAACTCGACGATGCCATCCTTCATTTAAGAACAAACCGGCCCGATATTAGTTGCTGGGTTTTTAAGGTTTCTGGGACAGCGGAACTACTCAATAGCTACGACTCTTTCCTATTAGCCGAGCCTGACAATTGGTTCAGTAGGGAGATCAGACTATTCTGGGTTCGCACACTAAAACGGCTCGATGTAACTTCTCGGAGTTTAATATCCGTCATTGATAGTAGTTCCGGTTTTTCTGGCACTCTGTTTGATCTGGCACTTGCTTGCGACCGTATATACATGTTGGATGAAAAGGATGTCTGTTCTATTGGGGTGAATGAAATGAACTTTGGTGGGCTTCCGATGGCAAATGGCCTGAGTCGGTTAGAGAACCGATTTATGCAGGACCAGGAGTCTTTGGGGAAGGTACGTCGACGGGTGGGTGAAAAAATCTGGGCCGGTGACGCTAGCCAATTGGGGTTAGTTACTAGCTGTCCAGATGAAATAGACTGGGACGAAGAGTTAAGGTTAGCAATCGAGGAGCGGTCCAGTTTTTCTGGTGATGCTTTGACTGGCCTTGAAGCAAATTTGCGCTTTTCAGGCCCGGAAACAATAGAGACGAAAATATTTGGAAGACTCTCGGCGTGGCAAAACTGGGTTTTTCAGCGGCCAAATGCCGCAGGGGATGAGGGGGCGCTTCGTAGATATGGAACCGGGAAACGGCCGATTTTTGATCGAAAACGGGTATAG
- the boxB gene encoding benzoyl-CoA 2,3-epoxidase subunit BoxB, protein MTIDYNEKIPNNVDLASDRRLQRALEGWQPSFLDWWRERGPKGFHDNEVYLRTAISIEPGGWAHFDHVRMPEYRWGIFLAPPEDNRVIGFGANKGEAVWTQIPGEYRADLRRLIVTQADTEPASVEQQCLLGHSAPSLYDLRNLFQVNVEEGRHLWAMVYLLHAYFGRDGRDEAALALERHSGNADRPRILGAFNEATADWLAFFMFTYFTDRDGKYQLASLAESAFDPLARTCRFMLTEEAHHMFVGESGVKRVIARTAEVMRSHDTEDVRELGVIDLTTIQKYINFHYSVSLDLFGGEMSTNAAAYFESGLKGRFNEKKIDDDHSLKQDVVRVPKWVDGGPGSVEVPAINGLNERLRRDFISDCNRGLDRWNKVLEEHGIAKKLCLPHHAFNRKIGEFSSYSVAPDGTPVSEEEWSSRHAEWLPTIEDESFVASLMKPCFEIGKVASWITPPHRGINGRPGDYEYVRL, encoded by the coding sequence GTGACGATAGACTACAACGAGAAAATCCCGAATAACGTTGATTTGGCTAGCGATCGGCGCCTGCAAAGAGCTCTGGAAGGCTGGCAACCAAGTTTTTTGGATTGGTGGAGGGAGCGGGGGCCTAAGGGCTTTCATGATAATGAAGTGTATCTCCGTACGGCCATTAGCATTGAACCCGGTGGATGGGCTCATTTTGATCATGTTCGAATGCCAGAGTACAGATGGGGCATTTTTCTTGCTCCACCAGAGGATAATAGGGTCATCGGTTTTGGAGCAAATAAGGGTGAAGCCGTTTGGACGCAAATTCCTGGAGAATATAGGGCAGATCTCCGTAGGCTGATTGTTACACAGGCAGATACAGAACCGGCTTCAGTCGAGCAGCAATGCTTGCTTGGGCACAGCGCTCCCTCCCTATATGATTTACGCAACCTGTTTCAGGTTAATGTTGAAGAGGGGCGACATCTGTGGGCAATGGTTTATTTGCTTCATGCTTATTTTGGTAGAGATGGAAGAGATGAGGCGGCTTTGGCTTTGGAGCGTCATTCTGGCAATGCGGATCGTCCCCGCATTCTTGGGGCCTTTAATGAAGCTACGGCAGACTGGCTGGCATTTTTCATGTTTACGTATTTTACTGATAGGGATGGAAAATACCAGTTGGCCTCATTGGCGGAATCAGCCTTTGACCCATTAGCTAGGACTTGCCGCTTTATGCTGACGGAAGAAGCTCACCATATGTTTGTTGGTGAAAGTGGAGTAAAGAGGGTGATAGCGCGGACAGCGGAAGTGATGAGAAGTCATGACACAGAGGATGTTCGCGAGCTTGGTGTGATTGATCTAACTACAATCCAGAAATACATTAATTTTCACTATTCTGTATCCTTAGATTTATTTGGTGGGGAGATGTCTACTAACGCTGCGGCGTATTTTGAGTCGGGGCTGAAAGGGCGGTTTAATGAGAAAAAAATAGATGATGATCACAGTCTAAAACAAGATGTAGTGCGAGTGCCTAAATGGGTCGATGGCGGGCCTGGCTCGGTTGAAGTGCCAGCAATTAATGGGCTTAATGAGCGTTTACGTAGGGATTTTATCTCTGACTGTAACCGTGGTCTAGATCGGTGGAACAAAGTTTTGGAAGAACATGGGATTGCAAAGAAACTGTGTCTTCCCCACCATGCGTTTAATCGAAAGATTGGAGAGTTTTCCAGCTACAGTGTTGCGCCTGACGGAACGCCTGTTAGCGAGGAGGAGTGGAGCTCTCGTCATGCGGAGTGGCTCCCAACGATTGAGGATGAAAGCTTTGTGGCTAGCTTGATGAAGCCTTGTTTTGAAATCGGGAAAGTAGCGTCATGGATTACGCCACCGCATCGTGGAATAAATGGGCGTCCTGGGGATTATGAATATGTCAGGTTATGA
- a CDS encoding acetyl-CoA carboxylase carboxyl transferase subunit alpha — protein MSTFFDFEKPIAEIEGKIKELRHLSDSDHINIVDEVSTLQSKVEKLLKQTYSELTPWQKAQVARHPNRPHASDYVRTLFSDFVPLAGDRSFGEDKAVLSGIGRFEGLSVMAIGLEKGGNTEERVEYNFGMAKPEGYRKAARLMKLAAHHGIPVVTFVDTPGAYPGIGAEERGQAEAIAQSTSTCLSLTVPLVSVVIGEGGSGGAIALAAANHVIMLENSIYSVISPEGCASILWRDSGKAAEAASALRLTAQDLQKLNLIDEIVNEPIGGAHRAPQQTIESVGSSLKLALNNLKRVNPNELRRARQEKFAQAGTNVSL, from the coding sequence ATGAGTACCTTTTTTGATTTTGAGAAGCCAATCGCCGAGATTGAAGGCAAAATAAAAGAGCTACGTCACCTCAGTGACAGCGACCATATTAATATAGTTGATGAAGTGTCTACCCTTCAGTCAAAAGTAGAAAAACTCTTAAAGCAAACATACTCGGAACTAACTCCTTGGCAAAAAGCTCAGGTGGCCCGCCATCCAAATCGACCCCATGCTAGCGACTATGTAAGAACGCTATTTAGTGACTTTGTCCCACTCGCAGGTGACCGTAGCTTTGGTGAGGACAAGGCAGTGTTGTCAGGGATTGGCCGTTTCGAGGGACTCTCTGTAATGGCAATTGGACTTGAGAAAGGTGGCAATACCGAGGAAAGAGTAGAGTATAATTTCGGAATGGCAAAACCAGAGGGTTACCGTAAAGCGGCGCGCCTGATGAAATTAGCTGCACATCATGGTATCCCAGTGGTTACTTTTGTTGACACTCCTGGTGCATACCCAGGAATTGGAGCGGAAGAAAGAGGTCAAGCTGAAGCAATCGCCCAATCCACATCTACCTGCCTAAGCTTAACGGTGCCACTTGTAAGTGTTGTCATTGGAGAAGGAGGATCAGGTGGAGCGATCGCGTTAGCGGCTGCAAACCATGTGATCATGTTGGAAAACTCGATCTACTCGGTGATTTCTCCCGAAGGGTGCGCATCAATATTGTGGAGAGATTCAGGAAAAGCAGCTGAAGCCGCTTCCGCTCTTCGTCTAACAGCCCAAGATCTTCAGAAACTGAACTTAATAGACGAAATTGTTAATGAGCCCATAGGAGGTGCACACCGCGCTCCACAACAGACCATAGAATCCGTAGGTTCGAGCCTAAAACTAGCTCTTAACAACCTAAAAAGGGTCAACCCTAACGAGCTAAGGAGAGCAAGACAGGAAAAATTCGCCCAGGCCGGCACTAACGTGTCACTTTAA
- a CDS encoding recombinase XerD — protein sequence MGNDFDSSIESYLEMMIAERGATKNTINAYSRDLSTFAQYLESTNETLLNTNANTIKGYLERLAATGRSSSTQARNLSTLRQFYRFLQSDEQRLDNPCQNINSPKARKALPKVLSEAEVTQLINASQSSSKPGGLRIACIVELLYSTGLRISELAGLKLNNLDENQQVLRVLGKGGKERMVPIGEPATAALKSYLDVRQYFIQNNENTDWLFPSRGASGHLTRRRIAQILKELAIAANIAPGKVSPHVLRHAFASHLLANGADLRSVQLLLGHADISTTEIYTHVLQSRLNSFVAKHHPLANAPLDGR from the coding sequence ATGGGCAATGATTTCGATTCATCTATAGAAAGTTATCTTGAAATGATGATTGCAGAGCGAGGGGCTACAAAAAATACGATTAACGCTTATTCCCGCGACCTTTCTACATTTGCACAATACCTAGAAAGCACAAACGAAACACTGCTCAACACCAACGCAAATACAATTAAAGGCTATCTGGAAAGACTCGCCGCGACTGGCCGGAGCAGCAGTACTCAAGCTAGGAACTTATCTACTTTACGTCAATTTTATAGGTTCTTACAGTCAGATGAGCAGCGCCTGGACAATCCGTGTCAAAACATTAATAGCCCCAAAGCACGAAAGGCTTTACCTAAAGTGCTTTCAGAGGCGGAAGTTACTCAGCTCATAAATGCCTCTCAGTCAAGCTCCAAACCCGGAGGCCTTCGCATAGCCTGCATCGTCGAACTTCTATACTCAACTGGACTGCGCATTTCCGAGTTAGCCGGTCTAAAACTCAACAATCTTGACGAAAACCAGCAGGTACTGCGGGTACTTGGTAAAGGAGGTAAAGAAAGGATGGTGCCTATAGGAGAACCAGCCACCGCAGCTCTAAAAAGCTACCTCGATGTACGTCAGTATTTTATTCAAAATAATGAGAACACAGACTGGCTATTCCCCTCGCGAGGCGCCAGCGGCCATTTGACCCGGCGACGCATTGCCCAAATCCTTAAGGAATTGGCGATCGCCGCAAATATCGCGCCGGGCAAGGTGTCCCCCCATGTGTTACGACATGCTTTCGCAAGCCACCTCCTTGCTAATGGTGCAGATCTCCGAAGCGTCCAACTGCTCCTTGGCCATGCTGATATTTCTACTACCGAGATCTACACACATGTTTTGCAGAGCCGCCTTAATAGTTTTGTGGCAAAACATCATCCCCTAGCCAATGCACCTTTGGACGGAAGATAA